The Schaalia dentiphila ATCC 17982 sequence TGACGACAGGCTCGTCGTTCTCGCTGGACAGGACGATCTGCTTGATGTTCAGGATGATCTCAGCGACATCTTCCTTCACGCCTTCGATCGTGCGGAACTCGTGGGGGACGCCATCAATACGGATGGACGTCACCGCTGCACCCGGGATCGAGGACAGGAGGGTACGACGCAGGGAGTTACCCAGCGTGTAGCCGAACCCAGGCTCGAGGGGCTCCAGGGTGAAACGGGAGCGCAGGTCGCTGACCTTTTCTTCGGTCAGGATGGGTCGCTCTGCAATGAGCACGTCTATTCCTTTCTGGCCGGTGCCCGCTATATGACACCGGATATGGGAACCTGCTGAAGCAGGCTAAGGGAGTAAGAACCCGAAGGTTCAGACGTGGGGAGGGCAATGCCCTCCCGTCCACAAGTCAGCCGCGGCGGCGCTTCGGCGGGCGGGTGCCGTTGAAGGCCTGAGGCGTGACGTCCTGGATCGAACCGATCTCGAGGCCGGCGGCCTGGAGGGAACGGATCGCGGTCTCACGGCCGGAGCCGGGACCCTTCACGAAAACGTCAACCTTCTTCATACCGTGCTCCTGGGCGCGACGAGCCGCAGCCTCGGCCGCGAGCTGCGCGGCGAAGGGGGTGGACTTACGCGAACCCTTGAAGCCAACCTGGCCGGAGGACGCCCAGGCGACAACCGCGCCCGTGGGGTCCGTGAGGGAAACGATGGTGTTGTTGAACGTCGACTTGATGTAGGCGTGGCCGTTGGTGACGTTCTTCGAAATCTTGCGACGCGGCTTGCGGGCACCGCCCGAGCGCGAGGTCTTTGCTGCTGCCATTTCTGGTTCAGTTCCTTCTTGTCGCGGAAAGCTATCCCGAGGGAATTCGCTCTCCTAGGCCTTACTTGGCCTTCTTCTTGCCTGCAACGGTGCGCTTGGGGCCCTTGCGGGTACGCGCGTTGGTCTTGGTACGCTGACCGTGGACCGGCAGGCCACGACGGTGGCGAAGGCCCTGGTACGAACCGATTTCGATCTTGCGACGAATGTCGGCCTGAACCTCACGGCGGAGGTCACCCTCAACCTTGAAGTTTGCCTCAATGTAGTCACGAAGCTTGACGAGTTCCTCTTCCGTCGCGTCCTTCACGCGAGTGTCCGGGCTGACGCCGGTGGCGGCGAGGGTCTCTGCCGCGCGGGTGCGGCCGACTCCGTAGATGTATGTGAGCGCGATCTCGAGCCGCTTCTCGCGGGGGAGGTCGACGCCGGCAATACGTGCCATGGTGATGTTGCTCCAGTTGTTCATCGGAGGTCGTCATCGCTCAATCCGGGCGAGCAGCCCGGCCTCGGCCTCCGAACCGAGGGTCACCCACGAGTGGGCGCTTAGAGTGATGCTGTGGGGCTTTGTGCCCCGCGGGTCGCAGCGGGTCTCAGCCCTGGCGCTGCTTGTGCCTGGGGTTGTCGCAGATGACCATGACGTTGCCGTGGCGACGAATCACCTTGCACTTGTCACAGATCTTCTTGACACTCGGCTTGACCTTCATGGTTGTTACCTCCACTGCCCGCTGGGCAGTTTGTGTCGGGTCACTTGTAGCGGTAGACGATACGGCCTCGGGAGAGGTCGTAGGGGCTCAGCTCGACGACAACTCGATCCTCGGGCAGGATGCGGATGTAGTGCTGACGCATCTTTCCCGCAATGTGGCCGAGAACCACGTGGCCATTCTTCAGTTCCACACGGAACATCGCGTTAGGCAGGGCCTCAACGACCGTGCCTTCCATCTCAATGACGCCGTCTTTCTTCGCCATATCCTCCGTTTATCCTCTACATGTCTCGGATAGGTTGCGGCGGATGCCGCTAGGCATAGTGCACCAACGAATGCCGGATGCAGATACGCCCAAGGAACTACTCTACGGCATTCACGCCCATCGGTGGTAGTCAGGGCCCCTGTCGGTTCGCTCACGTTTAATGCGTCACATTTCAGCGAAACGCCGCCACAGTCTGTCTCATATCGACGAGGCCGGGGTTCGCCACGCGCCACCAGTGCGGAGAGCGCCGGCGGGGCCGCAGGGCCTGGCCGGGCTTCGAGCCGACGCGCCGAGCGAAGCTCGCGGCGCGGACGGCGAGCGGGCGGGCGGGCCGACGGCGCTCGGAAAACCGGTGGCGCAGCCAGCAGAAACACCTGTGATCAGGCCGCGACCTCGTCGACGAACGAGTCGGGCCCGGCACCTCCGTGAGGTACCGGGCCCGCAGCCATCCGTCGTGTCAGTCGAGCGACACCGGAGTAACACCGTAGGGCGCCAGGCCGGCCACTCCCCCGTCGCGCGCCGTCAGAACGGAGACACCGTCCTCGGTGATCGCGATCGAGTGCTCCCAGTGGGCGGCGTCGCGACCGTCGACCGTGCGCACCGTCCACTCGTCGTCGTCCGTCTGCGAGGCAATGTTGCCACGCGTCAGCATCGGCTCAACCGCCAGGACCATGCCCGGCTTGAGCCGAGCCTGAATGCCGCGAACGTTGTAGTTGAGAACATCCGGAGGCATGTGCATCTTCGTACCGATGCCATGGCCAACGAACTCCTCGATAATGCCAGCTTCCCAGCCATTGATCAGAGCGTTCTCTGCAACAACGGTCTCGACCGCATTGCCGACCGCGCTAATACGCTTGCCGGTCGCGAGCCCCGTGAGGGCAGCCCACAGGGACTCACGCGTCACGGCATCCAGCTGGCGACGCTCACGAAGCAGGTTCTCGTCCACTCCGGCGATAGCGCCGGTAGCCCGCTCCCCCGCCGCGAAGTCAGCGTCCGACACGAAAGCTTCACCTACGATGACGCTGAAGGCAGCGTCTCCGTGCCACTGACGGCCGCCGCGCTCCACGTACGCACCGCAGTCGAAAGACACGATGTCTCCGGGAGCCAGCTCATAGTCGCCCGGGATGCCGTGAACGATCACATCGTTGACCGAGATACACACCGTCGCCGGATAGCCGTAGTAGCCCTTAAAGTTAGAGGTCGCTCCCTCGTCGGCGATCGCCTGGGCGCTGACCTCGTCCAGCACACGCGTCGTAATGCCGGGGCGGATAGCGCCGCGCAGGGCCTCGTGGATGGACGCGACGACCAGACCGGCCTCGCGCATCCAACGAAGCTCCTGCGCGGACTTCAGTTCAATGCGAGGCATCGCTCAGTTCTTTGCCACCGAGTCAAGGATCGCGAAGATGCGAGCCGTAACCTCGTCAATCGTGCCACTGCCATCGACAACCTCCAGGAGGTCCTGGTCGACGTAGTAGGTGGCGACGGGCAGCGTCTGCTGGTGGTAGACCTCCAGTCGGTGACGGATGACGGGCTCAGTGTCATCCGTGCGGTGCTGCTCCTGAGCGCGCTTGAGCATGCGCGCCACGACCTCGTCCTCGTCCACCTGGATCTCCAGGACAACGTCAATGGACTTGCCCAGATCGAGGAGCATGTCGCGCAGGACGTGCGCCTGCTCCACGGTACGCGGGTAGCCGTCAAGGAGGAAACCGTCGGCAGCGTCGGGGGCTGCGAGGCGCGCCTTTACCATGGCGTTCGTGACCGAGTCAGGAACGAACTCGCCACGGTCCATGTAGGCCTGCGCTTGCTTGCCGATCTCCGTACCTTCCGCCATGTTGGCGCGGAAGATGTCGCCCGTCGAAATAGCCGGAATACCGAGGCGCTCAGCGATACGCGAGGCCTGGGTGCCCTTGCCAGCTCCGGGAGGGCCGAGGAGGATGACGACTGTCATTTCAGGAATCCTTCATAGTGATGCTGCTGCAGCTGCGTGTTGATTTCCTTCACCGTCTGCAGACCAACGCCAATGATGATGAGCAGCGTGGTGCCACCGAAGGGCATCTGCGAGCTCGACAGCTGCAGCGGAATGATCGCGAGAGACGGCAGAAGGGCAATGATCACCAGGTAGAGGGCACCAGCAGAGGTGATTCGGTTAATCACGTAACGCAGGTACTCGGCCGTGGGACGACCCGCACGGTAACCGGGGATAAAGCCTCCATACTTCTTCATGTTGTCCGCAACCTCGTCCGGGTTGAACGTAATAGCGGTGTAGAAGAAGGTGAAGAACAGAGTCATCAGGGCGTAGATCGTCAGGTAGAACGAGCTGCCCTGCGTGAAGTGCGCAGAAATCCACTGAACCCACTTGTCGTTCGGGCTGCCGAACTGCGCCGCCATCGGAGGCAAGGCGAGGATCGAGGAGGCGAAGATGACGGGAATAACGCCCGACATGTTGATCTTCAGCGGAATGTAGGTGGTGGTGCCGCCGTACTGGCGACGCCCAATCATGCGCTTGGCGTACTGGACCGGGATGCGGCGCTGGGCCTGCTCAACGTAGACGACGGCAATCGCGACGAGGAGAAGCAGGGCGACGATAGCGGCGACCGAACCCCACTTGCCGGCCTGGCCGATAGACAGGAGCTGCTCGGGCAGACGGGCCGCGATAGACGTGAAGATCAGCAGCGACATGCCGTTACCGATGCCCCGCTCCGTGATGAGCTCGCCCAGCCACATGATCACGCCGGTACCGGCCATCATGACGATGATCATCATGATGAAGGTCATGACCGAACGGTCCTTGATGATGTCGTGGTTGCACGACTGGAAGAGCTGACCGCTGCGGGCCAGCGAGATCGTCGTGGTCGCCTGCAGGATGCCCAGGAAGATCGTGAGGTAACGCGTGTACTGCGTCAGCTTCGCCTGGCCCGTCTGACCTTCCTTATGGAGGTCATCGAAGCGAGGAATAACTACCCTCAGCAGCTGAATGATGATCGACGCGGTGATGTAGGGCATGATACCCAGGGCGAAGATCGACAGCTGCAGAAGTGCTCCACCCGAGAACAGGTTGACGAGGTCGAGCAGCGACGCCTCCGACTCTTGCGCCATACAGCGCTGCACGGCCTGCGAGTCAACACCGGGCGTCGGAATGAACGAACCCAGCCGGAACGCGGCCATGATGAAAAGGGTAAAGAGCAGCTTCCGACGCAGGTCGGGGGTACGGAACGCCTGGGCGAATGCACCGAGCAAGGCTTCCTCCTACGGGTGATGGGCATGCGGGGCAGAGCCCCTAGACTGATCCAGCTTACCCGACACGGGTAGTGGTTGGCGATATCCAATCATTAAAAAAGCGCATTGCCGCGTATTTAACGAGACGCGACGCGCGAAATCCCCATCTCATGGGGTGAGTTGCTTTCGCGGGTGAGGCGCCACTTGACAGCTCCTCACCCGCGAAAAGACAGACACGTAACGGGGGTGGCCCCTCACGGGACCACCCCCGTTCAGCGTCAGCGGGCCGAGATGGACCCGCCGGCAGCCGTGATCTTCGCCTCGGCGGAGGACGACCAGGAGTCGACCTCAACCTCGAGCTTGACGCTCAGTTCGCCGGTACCGAGCACCTTGACGGGCGCGGAGTCGCGAACGGCGTGCTTGGCGATGAGATCCTCAACCGTGACCTTGCCACCCTCGGGGAAGAGCTCCCCGAGCTTGCCTACGTTCACGACCTGGTACTCAACGCGGAAGGGGTTCTTGAAGCCGCGAAGCTTCGGCAGACGCATGTGAATCGGCATCTGACCACCCTCGAAGCCGGCAGCAACCTGGTAACGGGCCTTGGTGCCCTTGGTACCACGGCCAGCGGTCTTACCCTTCGAACCTTCACCGCGACCCACGCGGGTCTTCGCGGTCTTGGCTCCCGGGGCAGGACGCAGGTGGTGCAGCTTAACGATCTGCGTCTTGTTCGTGGAGTCCGCCATTGTCAGTCGACCTCCTCAGCGGTCACCAGGTGACGCACGGTGCGAACGGCGCCCAGAACGACGTCCGTCTGCTCACGCACGACACTCTGGCCGATCTTGCGCAGCCCGAGGGTGCGCAGCGTGTCCTTCATGTTCTGCTTCGCGTGAGCAGAGGACTTGACCAGCGTGATCTTGATGTTCTTCGCCATCACTTAGCCTCCCCTGCAGCGGCCTTGTCGGCCTCGGCGGCCTCGGCAGCCGCGCGCTTCTCGGCCTCGCCCTCTGCGCGAGCGCGCAGCATGGACGCGGGAGCAACGCGCTCGAGGGGCAGGCCGCGACGTGCGGCGACAGCCTCGGGCTGCTCGAGCTGCTTGAGTGCGTCAACCGTCGCGTGGACGATGTTGATCGCGTTGGACGAGCCCAGCGACTTGGTGAGCACGTCGTGGACGCCTGCGGCCTCCAGGACGGCGCGCACCGGGCCGCCGGCGATAACGCCGGTACCGGGGGCAGCCGGACGCAGGAGGACGACACCGGCGGTGTCGCGGCCCTGCACCACGTGCGTAATCGTGCGGCGGATCATCGGGACGCGGAAGAAGTTCTTCTTCGCCTCCTCGACGCCCTTGGAAATGGCCTGAGGAACTTCCTTGGCCTTTCCGTAGCCGACACCCACCGTGCCTTCGCCGTCACCCACGACAACCAGGGCGGTGAAGGAGAAACGACGTCCACCCTTCACAACCTTGGAGACGCGGTTGATCGTCACGACGCGCTCGATGTACTCGTTCTTGTTCTCGTTGTTCCGGCGGTTATCGCGATCGTTGCCGCGGCCGGAGCGGCGCTCACGGCGATCGTTGTTCTCGCCCGCGCCCGAACCGTTCCTGTCTCGCTGCTGTGCAGCCATCAGATGATCTCTCTTTCTTTCGGCTCGTTCACAGCTCGAGTCCGCCCTCACGGGCGGCCTCGGCAACGGCCGCAACGCGACCTGCGTACTTGTTACCACCGCGGTCGAAGACGACAGCGGAGATACCGGCAGCCTTCGCACGCTCGGCGATCAGTGCGCCGACCTTGCGAGCCTTGTCGGTCTTCGTGCCCTCGGAACCAGCGACCTCGGTCTCGATGTCGGAGGCCGACACCAAGGTGTGACCAACCGTATCGTCGATGACCTGAGCCACCATGTGGCGGTTCGAACGGGTGACGACCAGACGGGGACGCTCGGGCGTGCCGTTGATCTTCTTGCGGAGGCGGAGGTGACGGCGCTTGCGAGCGACGAACTTGCCCTTGCCCTTGATCGAGTAAGCCATCACTTACCAGCCTTTCCGACCTTGCGACGGATGGTCTCGCCCACGTAGTGGATGCCCTTGCCCTTGTAGGGCTCCGGCTTCTTCAGCTTGCGGATGCGAGCAGCGGTCTCACCGACGAGCTGCTTATCGATTCCGGAGACCGTGAACAGCGTCTGGGACTTCGGCGCAATTGTGAACTCGATGCCCTCGGGCGGGGTGATGGTGATCGTGTGGGAGAAGCCCAGGGAGAACTCGAGGTCCTTACCCTTGGCGACCACGCGGTAACCGGTACCCGTGATTTCGAGTTCCTTCTTGTAGCCCTCGGTCACGCCGACGATCATGTTGGCGATCAGGGTGCGCGACAGTCCGTGGAGCGAACGCGAGGTGCGCTCGTCGTTCGGACGCTCGACGATAACCTGACCGTCTTCGATCTTGGCGGTGATCGGCTCGGCAACAACGTGGGAGAGGGTGCCCTTGGGGCCCTTCACCGACACGTTCTGGCCGTCGATCGTGACGTCAACACCGGCGGGAATTGCGATGGGGTTCTTACCAATTCGCGACATTGTTCAGCCTCCTCATCACCAGATGTAGGCGAGGACTTCCCCACCCACACCCTTCTCGGCTGCCTGACGGTCCGTGAGCAGGCCGGAGGACGTGGACAGGATAGCCACGCCGAGGCCGCCGCGGACCTTGGGCAGGTTGGTGGACTTGGCGTACACGCGCAGACCAGGCTTGGACACGCGCTTGAGCCCCTGGATCGCGGCCTCGCGGTGCGCGCCGTACTTCAGGTTGATCGTCAGGGTCTTGCCCACGCGGGCATCCTCGACGGAGGTCGAGGCAATGTAGCCTTCCTCGACCAGGATGTTCGCAATCGCGTTCTTGAGCTTCGAGTACGGCATGGAAACCGTATCGTGGTGCGCACGAGTCGCGTTGCGCAGACGCGTCAGCATATCTGCAATCGGGTCTGTCATTGTCATGGGGGTTTATTCCCCTTCCTCGTCGCGGTTTCTCCGGTTACCCGGGACCTGCGACGTTCGTTTTACCAGCTGCTCTTGGTGACACCGGGGAGTTCGCCACGGTGGGCGAGCTCGCGCAGGCACACGCGGCACAGTCCGAACTTGCGGTACACCGAGTGCGGACGACCGCAACGGTTGCACCGGGTGTAGGCACGCACGCCGAACTTCGGCTTGCGGGCAGCCTTGACCTTCAGGGATGTCTTGGCCATGGGTCAGTCCTCCTTGAACGGGAAGCCGAGGTGACGGAGAAGGGCGCGACCCTCTTCGTCGGTGGTGGCCGAGGTGACAACCGTGATGTCCATGCCGCGCACTCGGTCGATCGAGTCCTGATCGATCTCGTGGAACATCGACTGTTCCGTGAGACCGAAGGTGTAGTTGCCGTGACCGTCGAACTGCTTAGGAGACAGTCCGCGGAAGTCACGGATACGGGGAAGCGCCGTCGAGAGGAGGCGATCCAGGAACTCCCACATGCGGTCGCCGCGAAGCGTGACGTGCGCACCGATCGCCTGGCCCTCACGCAGCTTGAACTGCGCGATGGACTTCTTGGCGCGGGTGGTCACGGGCTTCTGGCCGGTGATCGCGGTGAGGTCGCGGAGCGCGCCCTCGAGTGCCTTCGAGTCGCGAGCGGCCTCGCCGACACCCATGTTGACAACGATCTTCGTCAGTCCGCCGACCTGCATGACGTTCTCGTGCTTGAACTCAGCACGGAGCGCCTCGCGGATCTCGGAGACGTACTTTTCCTTCAGACGCGGGGCCATGCTCAGATCTCCTTGCCCTGCTCAACGCCGCGCTTCGCGCCACCACGAGCCACGCGGACTCGGACGGTGCGGGTGCGGCCGCCGCGCTCGACGGTGTCCTCGCGGAAACCGGCGCGAACGCGCTTCTTGGTCTCGGGGTCGACCAGTGCGACCTTGGACAGCGAGATGGGGGCCTCGATAGTCTCGATACCGCCGGCGCTGCCCTGCTGGCCCTGACGCACGTGGCGCGTCTTCAGGTTGATGCCCTCGACGAGGACCTTACCCTCAGCCGGGAACACCTGGATGACGCGGCCCTGCTTGCCCTTGTCGCCGGGGGTCAGGGGCTCAAGGCCCTCTTCCGCACGGCGGGCGTTGCGCTCAGCCAGCGCCTTCTCGTCGGACGTGCGTCCGCGAACGACCTCAACGAGGTCATTCTTACGAATCTTGGCTGCCATGGATCAGATCACCTCCGGAGCGAGGGAGACGATACGCATGAACTTCTTGTCACGCAGCTCGCGGCCCACGGGGCCGAAGATACGCGTGCCACGCGGCTCGCCATTGTTGTTGATGATGACGGCCGCATTCTCGTCGAAACGAATGTAGGAACCGTCGGGGCGGCGGGTTTCCTTACGCGTGCGAACGATCACTGCCTTGACGACTTCGCCCTTCTTGACGTTGCCGCCGGGAATGGCGTCCTTCACGGTGGCGACAATCGTGTCGCCGATACCCGCGTAGCGCCGACCCGAGCCACCGAGAACACGGATGGTCAGGATCTCCTTGGCCCCTGTGTTGTCGGCGACCTTCAGTCGCGACTCCTGCTGAATCATTTTCTATTGACTCCTGTCGTCGTGCCGGTTCTCTTCCGGATTGTACCGGTCGAGCCTTGCCGAACGGATTTCGGTCTGTGAGCGAAGGTCACTTCGCCTTTTCGAGGATCTCCACAACGCGCCAGCGCTTGGTGGCCGACAGCGGGCGGGTCTCCATGATGAGGACGAGATCGCCGACGCCGCACTCGTTGTGCTCGTCGTGAACCTTGACCTTCTTGTTCTTGCGCATGACCTTGCCGTAGAGGGCGTGCTTGACGCGGTCCTCGATCTGGACGACAACGGTCTTGTCCATCTTGTCGCTGACGACGTAGCCGCGACGGACCTTACGCTCGTTACGAGCGGTGGTTTCTGCCATCAGGCTCACTCCTCAGTGCTCGGGGCGGTGCGGTAGCCAAGCTCCCGCTCGCGCGCGATGGTGTAGATCCGGGCAATGTCGCGGCGCACGGTCTTCATGCGACCGTGATCCTCGAGGTTGCCAACGGCCTGCGCAAAACGCAGGTTGAACAGCTCAGCCTTAGCCTTCTCGAGCTCCTTGGACAGCTGGGAGTTGTCCATGGCGTCGAGCTGCTCGGTGGTCAGACCCTTATCTGCCATCAGATATCACCACCCTCTCGGACCACGAAGCGGGTCTTGATAGGAAGCTTGTGCTGGGCACGGCTGAGGGCCTCGCGAGCGAGCTCCTCGGGGACGCCTGCCAGCTCGAACATGACACGTCCGGGCTTGACGGGGGCAACCCACCATTCCGGAGCACCCTTACCGGAACCCATTCGGGTTTCGGCGGGCTTCTTCGTCAGGGGACGGTCCGGGAAGATGTTGATCCAGACCTTACCGCCACGCTTGATGTGACGCGTCACGGCAATACGTGCCGCCTCAATCTGACGGTTGGTGATGTACGCAGCCTCGAGAGCCTGGATTCCGTAGTCGCCGAACGCGAGTTCGGTGCCACCGGAGGCAAAGCCAGTGCGGTGAGGACGGTGCTGCTTGCGGTACTTAGTCCGACGGGGAATGAGCATTGGGCTCAGGCCTCCGATCCGGTCGTGGGCGCAGTGGCCTCGGAGGCCGAAGCCTCACGGGGAGCCTGCTGCGCAGCGGTCTCCTGGTTGGGGCGTCCACCGCGGCGGGGGCCACGGCGGCCATCGCGACGTCCGCCACGCTGGGCCTGCTCGGCCTGCTGGCGAGCGAACTCGCGCTCGGTGATGTCGCCCTTGTAGATCCACACCTTGACGCCGATGCGACCGAAGGTCGTACGGGCCTCGTGGAATCCGTAGTCGATGTTCGCGCGGAGGGTGTGCAGCGGCACGCGGCCCTCACGGTAGAACTCGGAGCGGGACATTTCAGCGCCACCCAGACGGCCGGACACCTGGACACGAATGCCCTTGGCGCCAGCGCGCTGCGCGGACTGGATGCCCTTACGCATCGCACGACGGAAGGACACGCGAGCAGCGAGCTGCTCGGCGATGCCCTGCGCAACGAGCTGTGCTTCGAGGTCGGGATTCTTGACCTCAAGGATGTTCAGCTGGACTTGCTTGCCCGTCAGCTTCTCGAGCTGAACGCGCAGGCGGTCGGCCTCTGCACCACGGCGACCGATGACGATGCCCGGGCGGGCGGTGTGCAGGTCGACGCGAACGCGGTCACGCGTGCGCTCGATGCTCACCTCGGCGATGCCGGCGCGCTCGAGGTTGTCGGTCAGGAACTTGCGGATCGCGACGTCTTCGGCCACGTAATCCGCGTAGCGCTGTCCCTTGGTGGTGGAGTCGGAGAACCAGCGAGACCGGTGGTCAGTGGTGATTCCCAGACGGAACCCGCGGGGGTTGACCTTCTGACCCATATCAGCGGTCTCCCTTCTTCTTGTCTTCCTTGGTCCCCACCACGATGGTGATGTGGGAGGTGCGCTTCAGGATACGACCGGCGCGCCCCTGTGCACGGGGACGAATGCGCTTCATGGTCGGACCCTCGTCCACGTATGCCTCCAGGACGAGCAGGTCGGCCTCGTTGAAGGTCTCTCCGGCGTTCTCAGCCTTGACCTTCGAGTTGGCGACGGCGCTCAGGAGCACCTTGCGGACATCGGTGGCGACGGCCTGCGGGGCGAACCGCAGAATGTCGGCGGCCTCCAGAACACGCTTGCCGCGAACCTCGTTCACAACACGGCGGGACTTCTGGGGCGTGACGCGGATGAATCGCGCCTGCGCCTTGGCTTCCATGTATCTGCCTCTTCTTCCGTGGGGCCGGCTCAGCGCCGACGTCCCTTACGATCGTCCTTGTCGTGGCTGCGGAAAGTACGCGTGGGAGCGAACTCGCCGAGCTTGTGGCCCACCATCGACTCGGTGACGAAAACGGGCACATGCTTACGGCCGTCGTGGACGGCAATGGTCAGACCCAGGAAGTCCGGGGTAATGACCGAGCGACGCGACCAGGTCTTGATGACGTTCTTAGAGCCGGATTCGTTCGCGGCGTCGACCTTCTTGAGCAGGTGGTCGTCGACGAACGGGCCCTTCTTCAAACTACGCGGCATTTCAATCGACTCCTACTCAGCGGTTCTTGCCGGTCTTGCGACGGCGGACGATCATGCGATCGGACGCCTTCTTCGGACGACGCGTACGGCCCTCGGGCTTGCCCCAAGGCGACACGGGGTGACGACCACCGGACGTGCGGCCTTCACCACCGCCGTGCGGGTGATCGACCGGGTTCATAACGACACCACGGACGTGCGGGCGCTTGCCCTTCCAGCGCATACGGCCGGCCTTGCCCCAGTTGATGTTCGACTGCTCGGCGTTGCCGACCTCGCCGATGGTGGCGCGGCAGGTGGCCTCGACGTTGCGGATCTCGCCGGAGGGCATACGCAGCTGGGCGAAGCGGCCTTCCTTAGCGACGAGCTGCACGGAGGTGCCAGCGGAGCGGGCGATCTTGGCGCCGCCACCCGGGTAGAGCTCAACGGCGTGCACAACGGTACCCAGGGGGATGTTGCGCAGCTGCAGCGAGTTGCCGGGCTTGATGTCAGCGCCAACGCCAGCCTCGATCTGGTCGCCCTGCTTGAGGCCGGTCGGAGCGAGGATGTAGCGCTTCTCGCCATCCGCGTAGTGCAGGAGGGCGATGCGAGCGGTGCGGTTGGGGTCGTACTCGATGTGAGCGACCGTTGCCGGGACGCCGTCCTTGTCGTGACGACGGAAGTCGATCACGCGGTACTGACGCTTGTGGCCGCCGCCGCGGTGGCGGGAGGTCACGCGGCCGTTGTTGTTACGGCCACCGGTCTTGTGCAGCGGGCGCAGCAGCGACTTCTCGGGGGTGTCGCGGGTGATCTCGACGAAGTCAGAGACGGACGAGAAGCGACGGCCCGGGGTCGTGGGCTTGTACTTGCGAATTCCCATTGTTCAAATGTCCCTTCGGTCCTCAGGCCTGATCGCCGAAGATGTCGATGGTGCCCTCACGCACGGTGACGATGGCACGCTTGACGTCCTTGCGCTTACCGATCCCGTTGCGGGTGCGGTAGGTCTTGCCCTTGCGGTTCTGGGTGGCGATGGAACCGATCTTGACGCCGAAGATACGCTCGAGGGCAATCTTGATCTCGGTCTTGTTCGCGCGGGGGTCAACCTCGAAGGTGTACTTGCCCAGGTCCATGAGGGCGAGCGACTTCTCGGTGGTGACCGGCTTCAGGATGATGTCGCGGGGGTTCTTACCCGCTTC is a genomic window containing:
- the rpmJ gene encoding 50S ribosomal protein L36, with translation MKVKPSVKKICDKCKVIRRHGNVMVICDNPRHKQRQG
- a CDS encoding type I methionyl aminopeptidase; the protein is MPRIELKSAQELRWMREAGLVVASIHEALRGAIRPGITTRVLDEVSAQAIADEGATSNFKGYYGYPATVCISVNDVIVHGIPGDYELAPGDIVSFDCGAYVERGGRQWHGDAAFSVIVGEAFVSDADFAAGERATGAIAGVDENLLRERRQLDAVTRESLWAALTGLATGKRISAVGNAVETVVAENALINGWEAGIIEEFVGHGIGTKMHMPPDVLNYNVRGIQARLKPGMVLAVEPMLTRGNIASQTDDDEWTVRTVDGRDAAHWEHSIAITEDGVSVLTARDGGVAGLAPYGVTPVSLD
- the rpmD gene encoding 50S ribosomal protein L30, translated to MAKNIKITLVKSSAHAKQNMKDTLRTLGLRKIGQSVVREQTDVVLGAVRTVRHLVTAEEVD
- the rpsE gene encoding 30S ribosomal protein S5; translation: MAAQQRDRNGSGAGENNDRRERRSGRGNDRDNRRNNENKNEYIERVVTINRVSKVVKGGRRFSFTALVVVGDGEGTVGVGYGKAKEVPQAISKGVEEAKKNFFRVPMIRRTITHVVQGRDTAGVVLLRPAAPGTGVIAGGPVRAVLEAAGVHDVLTKSLGSSNAINIVHATVDALKQLEQPEAVAARRGLPLERVAPASMLRARAEGEAEKRAAAEAAEADKAAAGEAK
- the rplF gene encoding 50S ribosomal protein L6; this encodes MSRIGKNPIAIPAGVDVTIDGQNVSVKGPKGTLSHVVAEPITAKIEDGQVIVERPNDERTSRSLHGLSRTLIANMIVGVTEGYKKELEITGTGYRVVAKGKDLEFSLGFSHTITITPPEGIEFTIAPKSQTLFTVSGIDKQLVGETAARIRKLKKPEPYKGKGIHYVGETIRRKVGKAGK
- the infA gene encoding translation initiation factor IF-1, with amino-acid sequence MAKKDGVIEMEGTVVEALPNAMFRVELKNGHVVLGHIAGKMRQHYIRILPEDRVVVELSPYDLSRGRIVYRYK
- the rpsK gene encoding 30S ribosomal protein S11; this translates as MAAAKTSRSGGARKPRRKISKNVTNGHAYIKSTFNNTIVSLTDPTGAVVAWASSGQVGFKGSRKSTPFAAQLAAEAAARRAQEHGMKKVDVFVKGPGSGRETAIRSLQAAGLEIGSIQDVTPQAFNGTRPPKRRRG
- the rpsM gene encoding 30S ribosomal protein S13 yields the protein MARIAGVDLPREKRLEIALTYIYGVGRTRAAETLAATGVSPDTRVKDATEEELVKLRDYIEANFKVEGDLRREVQADIRRKIEIGSYQGLRHRRGLPVHGQRTKTNARTRKGPKRTVAGKKKAK
- the rplO gene encoding 50S ribosomal protein L15, which gives rise to MADSTNKTQIVKLHHLRPAPGAKTAKTRVGRGEGSKGKTAGRGTKGTKARYQVAAGFEGGQMPIHMRLPKLRGFKNPFRVEYQVVNVGKLGELFPEGGKVTVEDLIAKHAVRDSAPVKVLGTGELSVKLEVEVDSWSSSAEAKITAAGGSISAR
- the rplR gene encoding 50S ribosomal protein L18 → MAYSIKGKGKFVARKRRHLRLRKKINGTPERPRLVVTRSNRHMVAQVIDDTVGHTLVSASDIETEVAGSEGTKTDKARKVGALIAERAKAAGISAVVFDRGGNKYAGRVAAVAEAAREGGLEL
- the secY gene encoding preprotein translocase subunit SecY, translated to MLGAFAQAFRTPDLRRKLLFTLFIMAAFRLGSFIPTPGVDSQAVQRCMAQESEASLLDLVNLFSGGALLQLSIFALGIMPYITASIIIQLLRVVIPRFDDLHKEGQTGQAKLTQYTRYLTIFLGILQATTTISLARSGQLFQSCNHDIIKDRSVMTFIMMIIVMMAGTGVIMWLGELITERGIGNGMSLLIFTSIAARLPEQLLSIGQAGKWGSVAAIVALLLLVAIAVVYVEQAQRRIPVQYAKRMIGRRQYGGTTTYIPLKINMSGVIPVIFASSILALPPMAAQFGSPNDKWVQWISAHFTQGSSFYLTIYALMTLFFTFFYTAITFNPDEVADNMKKYGGFIPGYRAGRPTAEYLRYVINRITSAGALYLVIIALLPSLAIIPLQLSSSQMPFGGTTLLIIIGVGLQTVKEINTQLQQHHYEGFLK
- a CDS encoding adenylate kinase, with protein sequence MTVVILLGPPGAGKGTQASRIAERLGIPAISTGDIFRANMAEGTEIGKQAQAYMDRGEFVPDSVTNAMVKARLAAPDAADGFLLDGYPRTVEQAHVLRDMLLDLGKSIDVVLEIQVDEDEVVARMLKRAQEQHRTDDTEPVIRHRLEVYHQQTLPVATYYVDQDLLEVVDGSGTIDEVTARIFAILDSVAKN